CGATCTTACCAGCCTCCATCGGTCCCCCGGAGACGAAGATGGTAGGTATGTTGAGTCGCATCGCGGCCATCAGCATCCCCGGTGTGATCTTGTCGCAGTTGCTGATGCAAACCAGCGCGTCTGCCTTGTGGGCGTTCACCATGTACTCCACCGAATCGGCAATCAGGTCGCGCGAAGGCAGCGAGTAGAGCATGCCGTCATGTCCCATGGCGATGCCGTCGTCCACGGCGATGGTGTTGAACTCGGCAGCGAAGCATCCCAGCTTCTCCACCTCCTGCTTCACCAGCTGACCGATGTCGTGCAGATGCACGTGTCCCGGTACGAACTGGGTAAAGGAGTTGGCGATGGCGATGATGGGCTTGCCCATCTGGCTACGAGTCATTCCATTGGCATGCCAGAGCGCCCGTGCCCCGGCCATCAGTCGTCCCTGCGTGCTGGTCGCACTGCGCAGGTGGTCCTTCTTGCCCGTTGCTCCTGTATGATTGTTGTTGCTCATTATACTATCCGTTGTTTGGTTGATGCGTTGGTACGTTGTTGTTTTTCGTTCTTGGTTTGAGGTTCTTTGTTTGACGTTCTTTGTTTGACGTTCTTTGTTTGACGTTCTTTGTTTGACGTTTGGAAACCGTGAACTGTGAACTTTGAACTATGAACCTTGAACCAAATATTCCTTTATCCAGCTCCCTACCTCGCTGGTGCTGTATGCCTTGCCGCCGTCGGCAATATCCTCCGTGACGATGCCCGCTTCCATGCTGGCGTTTACAGCCTCGCGGATCATCGCACCTTCCTCCATCAGGGCGAAGCCATATTCGAACATCAGGGCGACCGAGAGGATCATCGCCAGGGGGTTGGCAATGTTCTTACCTGCAGCCTGCGGATAGGAGCCGTGTATCGGTTCGAAGAGCGAAGTGTGGATCCCCATTGAGGCGGAGGGGAGCAATCCCAGCGACCCGGTGATCACCGAGGCCTCGTCGGTGAGGATGTCGCCAAACAGGTTCTCGGTCACCAGCACGTCGAAGCTCTTCGGCCACTGGATGATGCGCATGGCGGCATTGTCCACGAAGAGGAAGTCGGTTTCGATGTCGGGGTACTGAGGAGCGATCTCCTGGGCAATCTGGCGCCAGAGACGGGAGGTGGCAATCACGTTGGCCTTGTCCACCACCGTCAGCTTCTTGCGTCGTTGTCCGGCGAACTTGTAGGCCAGGTGGAGGATTCGTTCCACCTCCTCGCGGGTGTAGATGCAGGTGTCGTAGGCGGTGTTGCCATCCTCACTGCGTCCCTGCGGCTGTCCGAAGTACATGCCGCCGGTCAGCTCACGAATGCAGACGAAATCGGCACCCTCCACCAGGTCCGCCCGCAGGGGTGACTTGTGGATCAGCGAGGGAAAGGTCATCACGGGACGGATGTTGCCATAGAGGCCCAGCTGCTTGCGCATGCGGAGCAATCCCTGCTCGGGACGTACTTTCGCGTTGGGGTTGTTGTCATACTTCGGATCACCGATGGCGCCAAAGAGCACGGCATCGCTCTCCATGCAGAGGTTGTGAGTAGCCTCCGGGTAGGGATCACCTGTGGCATCGATGGCGAAGGCGCCCACGATTCCTTCCTTCAGTGAGAGTGTGTGTCCCTTCCTTGCACATACGGCTTTGGTCACCTCCAGTGCTTGCTCCATGATTTCCGGGCCTATTCCGTCGCCCGCCAGTACTGCTATCTTTAACTCCATATTGTTTGTTCTATTCTCTATAATTGTTCACAAAAATAATCTATTCTCCTGCACCTGCCAGTTTTTCTCTTCCAAAACCGACAACTGATCACGGCAACTGCAAATAATTCATGTTGGGTATGTTCCCGTTCTCGATCATGTTCAGCATCTTCAATGTCGCCTTGATGGCCGCCACCGTCTGGTCGATATCGAGGGCACGGGTCTTGAATACCTTGCCGTCGAACTTCCATGTGATGATTGTCTGCACGTAAGCGTTGGTCTGGCCTCCGGGTGGGATTACCACTTCGTAGTCGATCAGCTCCGGTGTCTCCTTGTTCAGTTTGCGGTAGATCTTGTACATCGCCTTTGAGAATGCGTGGTACTGGCCATCACCGGCAGCCGTCTCCTGGTAGATCTCACCTTTGATGCTGAGCTTCACCGTGGCGGTGGGTCGCAACCCGTCGGTCAGCGTGAGCGAGTAGTTCAGCATCTGGATATCCTTGTTTTCGAGACCGTTCTTGAGCACATCGGAGACGATGTAGGGCAGCTCGTCCAGGTTCACGATCTCTTTCTTGTCGCCCAGTTCGATGATGCGGGCTGTCACCTTGCGGGTGGACTCGTCGTCCAGTTCGATGCCCAGGGTCTCGAGGTTCTTGATGATGTTCGACTTGCCGGCGTTCTTGCCCAGGGCATACTCGCGGAATCGGCCGAAGCGCTCCGGCATCAGGTCGTTGTAGTATAGGTTTTTCTTCTTGTCGCCATCAGCATGGACACCAGCCACCTGCGTGAAGACATTGTCGCCGATGATGGGACGGTTTTTGGGTATTCGCACGCCCGAGTAGGTCTCCACCACCTTGCTTACGTTGTAGAGGTGCGACTCATCGATGCCGGTCTCCAGTTCCAGGTGGTCATGGATCAGCGCCACCACGCTGGTGAGCGGTGCGTTACCTGCACGTTCACCCAGACCGTTCACCGTGACATGTACCCCTTTCACACCCGCCTTGAGAGCATTGTATACGTTGGCTACCGCCAGGTCGTAGTCGTTGTGTGCATGAAAGTCGAAATGTAGCGACGGGTAGCGGGCAATCATCTCGCTGCAGAACTGGTATGCCTCATCGGGGTTGAGCACCCCCAGCGTGTCGGGTAGCATGAAGCGGGTCACCGGCTCATCCTTGAGCCCGTCCATCATCTGGAAGACATACTCCTTCGAGTCGCGCATTCCGTTGGACCAGTCCTCCAGGTAGAGATTCACCGTCATCCCTTTCTCTTTCGCCATGGCGATTGTCTTCTTCACATCGGCCAGGTGTTCCTCCACCGTTTTGCGCAACTGCCAGGTGCAGTGCTTGAGCGACCCTTTGCAGAGCAGGTTCACCACACGACAGCCAGCATTGGAGATCCACTCGAGCGAAGTACCTCCATCTACGAAGCCGAGCACCTCCAGCCTGTCCAGGTAGCCGTGGGCGGCAGCCCACTTCGCCATCTTCTGTACCGAGCGGAACTCACCTTCCGAGACACGGGCTGAGGCGATCTCCACGCGGTCTACCTTCAGCTCTTCCAGCAGAAGGCTCACAACGCTCACCTTCTCCTGAGTTGCAAAGGATACACCGGAGGTCTGCTCCCCATCGCGAAGCGTGGTATCTATGATCTCTATTCTTCTCTTCTCAGCTACCGCTTTCATCTCATTTGGGATTAGTAAGCATATGGGCGTTGCTGTTCATACGCCTCTATCTTGTCTTTGTTGGATAGGAGGAAGTCGATATCGTCGAGCCCCTTGAGCAGGCATTCCTTCTTGTAGGTGTTGATCTCGAACTGCTCGCGCTCACCCGTGGCGTTGTTGGTGATGGTCTGTTCTTCCAGGTTGACTGTGACGCTGCTTTTGGGATCGGCTTTCGAGGCATTGAAAAGACCACGCAGAAATGATTCGCTCACCACTACCGGCAGGATACCGTTGTTAAGGGCGTTGTTGCGGAAGATGTCGGCGAAGAAGCTCGATACCACCACCCTGAAGCCGTAGCCTCCAATGGCCCAGGCGGCATGCTCGCGGCTGCTGCCGCTACCGAAGTTCTTACCTGCCACCAGCACCTCACCGCTGTAGGTGGGGTCGTTCAGCACGAAGTCTGCCTTGGGGTTGCCCTCCTTGTCGTAGCGCCAGTCGGCGAAGAGGTTGTCGCCGAAGCCGTCGCGTGTGGTGGCCTTCAGGAAGCGGGCCGGGATGATCTGGTCGGTGTCCACGTTCTCAATTGGAAGTGGCACATATGTAGATGTGATTGTCTGAAACTTTTCCATTTTCTTTCTTGTTACTAATATCTTTTTGCTGATAACTGATCACTGACCGCTTTCTTAAGGCTGTGTGATTTTGCCATTTACCGCCGCTGCGGCCGCCACCAGCGGTCCTGCCAGGATGGTGCGTGCACCGGGACCCTGTCGTCCTTCGAAGTTGCGGTTGGAGGTGGAGACGGCGTACTTGCCGGCGGGCACCTTGTCATCGTTCATGGCCAGACAGGCGGAGCAGCCCGGTTGGCGAAGTGCGAAGCCGGCCTCTTCCAGTATCTTGTCGAGACCCTCGGCCTCGATCTGCTTGCGCACCTGCCAACTTCCCGGTACCAGCCAGGCAGTCACGTTGTCCGCCTTTTTTCTGCCCTTCACGTAGTCGGCGAAGACGCGGAAGTCCTCAATGCGGCCGTTGGTGCAGCTGCCCAGGAAGACATAATCGATCTGCTTCCCTTCCAGCTTCTCTCCCGGCTCGAAGCCCATGTAGCGGAGCGACTTCTCGAAGGAGATCTGTCCCGCCTCATCTATCTCGTCGAGTGTAGGTATGGTGCCGTCGATCGGCATCCCCATACCGGGGTTGGTGCCATAGGTGATCATCGGCTTGATTTGTGATACGTCGAAGGTCACCTCCTTGTCGAATTGTGCTCCCTCATCGGTATGCAGCGTCTGCCAGTAGGCCATGGCCTCCTCCCAGCGCTCACCCTTGGGTGCAAACTCACGACCGCGGATGTAGTTGAAGGTGGTCTCATCGGGTGCCACCAGTCCCCCGCGGGCACCCATCTCGATGCTCAAGTTACAGAGTGTCATCCTTTCCTCCATGGTGAGGTTGCGCACTGCCTCACCTGCATACTCCACGAAGTACCCGGTGGCACCGCCGGTGGTGAGCTGTGAGATCATGTAGAGCGCCATATCCTTGGCACTGACATGCTCGTTCAGTTTCCCCTCGAAATTGATCCGCATGGTTTTCGGTCTGGTTTGCAGGATACACTGTGATGCCAGCACCATCTCCACCTCGCTGGTGCCGATACCGAAGGCGATGGCCCCGAAGGCACCGTGCGTGGAGGTGTGGCTGTCGCCGCAGACGATGGTCATCCCCGGCTGGGTGTAACCGTTCTCGGGACCGATTACATGGACGATGCCGTTCTTCGGGTTGTTGAGGCCATAGTAGGTGAGCTTGTAGTCACGGGCGTTCTTCGCCAGCGTGTCTACCTGAAAGCGCGAGATCTGGTCGCGGATGGGCTGATCCTGTCCCATGGTGGGGATGTTGTGGTCCGCCGTGAGCGTGGTCTGCTCCGGGCGGTAGACGCTCAATCCCCGGTTGCGGAGACCGGCGAATGCCTGTGGACTGGTAACTTCGTGACAGAGATGTCTATCAATGTATAATTGCGTGGGACCATCCTGCACGGTGGTCACCACGTGCGCATCCCAGATTTTGTCGAAAAGAGTCTTCATTTATGTTGATTTGTTGATTTGTTGATATCTGACTATTGATAACTTACTCCTATTTACCCAAACTTATTTACTGCATCGATGAATGCCTCCACCGAGGCAGCCACGATATCAGTGTTGGCGGCGAAACCGTAGTATAGGTTGCCATTGTGTTCCACCTGCATGTGCACCTTACCGATGTCATCACTGCCGTGGTCGATGGCCTGGATCAGAAACTCCTGGATCTTTATTTTTCTTTTGATGATGTTCTTCACCGCACGGATGGCCGCATCCACGGGACCATTGCCACTGGCAGTGGCTTCGAATCGCTCACCGGAGATGTTGAGGCAGAGGCTCGCCACATCGCGTACGCCGATGCCACAGATCACCTGCAGGTACTCCACCTTGATGCGGTGAAGGCGTGACTCCCTGCCTACCAGCATCAGGACATCGTCGTCGTTCACGTTCTTCTTCTTGTCCGCCAGCTCGAGGAACTGCTGGTACACCTTGTCCAGCTCCTCCGATTCCAGCTTCACACCCAGCAGGTTGAGGCGGTTCTTCAGGGCAGCGCGGCCGCTGCGGGCGGTCAGCACAATGGCGTTGTCGTCGATGCCCACATCCTTGGGGTTGATGATCTCATAGGTCTCCACGTTCTTCAGTACCCCGTCCTGGTGGATACCGGAGGAGTGTGCGAAGGCGTTGCGTCCTACGATCGCCTTGTTGGGCTGTACCGGCATGTTCATCAGGCTGGATACCATGCGGCTCGTGGAGTAGATGTGCTGCGTGTTGATGTTGGTATCGAAACCGCGGTCCTTGTGACTCTTGAGCGCCATCACCACCTCTTCGAGCGAAGTGTTACCGGCCCGTTCGCCAATGCCGTTGATGGTCACCTCCACCTGACGGGCCCCGTTGATCACACCCGAAAGGGTGTTGGCGGTGGCCATGCCCAGGTCCTGGTGGCAGTGGGTGGAGAGGATCGCATTCTTCATGTCGACGTTGTTGACAAGGTAGCTGATCTTGGCTCCATACTCATCCGGGAAGCAGTAGCCGGTGGTGTCGGGGATGTTCACCACGGTAGCACCGGCGTTCACAACCTCCTGCACCACGCGGGCCAGGTACTCATTGTCAGTGCGTCCCGCATCCTCCGCATAGAACTCTACATCATCCACGAAACGGCGGGCATACTTCACAGCCTTCACCGCCCGCTCGATGATCTCCTCGCGGTTGGAGTTGAACTTATACTTGATATGGCTGTCGGAGGTGCCGATGCCTGTGTGGATTCTTTTCCGCTTGGCATACTTGAGCGACTCGGCAGCCACCTCGATATCCTTCTCCACGGCGCGGGTCAGCGCGCAGATGGTGGGCCAGGTCACTGCCTTGGAGATCTCCACCACCGAGTTGAAATCACCCGGGCTCGATACCGGGAAGCCGGCTTCTATCACATCCACCCCCAGCAGCTCCAGCGCCTGTGCGATCTGGATCTTCTCAATGGTGTTCAGCTGACAGCCGGGAACCTGTTCCCCGTCTCTTAAAGTGGTGTCAAAAATAAAAATGCGTTCCATTATTATTATTCTATTGATTGGTCATAACCTAAAAAAAAACCTTTCTCACCGGGTGAGAAAGGTCATCTTATTTTTTATCTGCGTCAGTATACGATATGATATGCCAGTCTCACCCTCTGAAGTCTTCCAGAAGTAGAATAGAAATGACTAGAATATCAATATTGCGGATCATACGACAGTTTCAATTTTTCTTGTTTGATGGTTGCAAAGTAAAGCCAAATAAATGAACCGGCAAAATATTTCGTAATATTTTTTGCTTTTTTGTTTACACTTCGACAACCTTAGCCCTCTTTTTCTTTTCATTTAACACAATTAACAGCTATAACACTACACAAAATCAATCCATTAAACTTCCTCACAACATTTTAGGCAACAAAGAGGACAAAGGCGGGGAATTTCCTCAAAAATGGTTTATTTTTGCACCATGTTCTACAAGAGGGATGTGATCAGGCAAAAAATGAACGAAGCAGGGCGGGCAGGAAGTCCTTTTCTCTTCGGTGTGACGTTCGAGGGAGAGGAGGGATTCTTTCTCCCCCATCCACTGTCGCAGCAGGAGGTGCTGTTCGATATCGACGGGCAGGGCAACGCTCCCACCTTCCCGGATCGTATGCCCTCATTTCGCTTTGAGGCGGAGCCGGAACCGTTTACAACCTACCAAAAACGGTTTGAGACGGTGATGCATGGTCTGCGCCGCGGCGACAGCTATCTCACCAACCTCACCATCAGCACACCACTGCGAACGTCACTCACCCTTGAGGAAGTCTTCCTCCACAGCAAGGCCCGCTACCGCCTACTGATTCCCGGCAGCTTTGTTTGCTTTTCTCCCGAGTGCTTCGTCACCCTGAAGGAGGGACGCATCGCCACCTTCCCGATGAAGGGCACCATCGATGCCTCGCGGCCCGGTGCAGGGGAGATCATCCTGAGCGACCCCAAGGAGAGAGCGGAGCATAATACCACCGTCGACCTGCTGCGCAACGACCTGAGTTGTGTGGCCACCGAAGTCAACGTGAAACGCTTCCGCTACCTGGATAGGGTGCAAACAAGCAAGGGTGAGATCCTACAGGTGAGCTCCGAGATTGAAGGCACCCTCCCGGATCGTTATCGGGAACAACTGGGCAGCCTCCTCTTCAAGCTGCTACCGGCCGGCTCCGTGTCGGGGGCACCCAAGGAGGCGACCCTACGACTGATTGGTGCGGCTGAAGGGGAGCCCCGCGGCTATTACTGCGGCGTGGCGGGCTACTACGACGGCGAATCACTCAACACCTTTGTGATGATACGCTTTATCGAAGAACGGGGAGTGCAACATTTCTTCCGCAGTGGCGGGGGCATCACCGCCCAAAGCGACAGCCGGAGTGAATATGACGAAGCGATACAGAAAGTTTATTTACCCTTTCAATCCTCCTGACACTATGTTCCTCGAATCGATCTGTATCAACGACGGCCAGCCCGAGAATCTGGAGGCACACATCGAACGGATGCGCCTCACCGCCCTGCACCACGGCTTCAGATTACCGGAGCTGCCCGGCATCTCATCAATACTGCCAAGCCACCTCACCCACGGCAAAGTGAAATGGCGCATCCTTTACCGGGAGGAGATCGAGACCATGGAGTTTCTGCCCTACCAACCCAAAAAGGTGCAATCGCTCCGCCTGGTGGAGGGAGATCCAGATTATGCATTCAAGTATGCCGACCGGTCAGCTTTAGAGGAAATGTTGAAACAGAAAGGAGATTGTGATGATATCTTGATCGTCCGCGACGGGCTGATCACCGACACATCTTACAGCAATGTGGTGTTGCAGCAGGGAGAGCATTTTTACACGCCCAATAGTTATCTGCTCAACGGCACCCGCCGGCAGCAACTGCTTCGGAGCGGGAGAATCAAAGAAAGAGAGATTCGGGCAACCGATCTGCAGCGATACGACCGCCTCCTGCAGATCAACGCCCTGCTTGAGATTGGTGAGACACCCTCAATCGCCATCCATCACATTCACTGGTAATGAAAAAACGGTACCCCCTTTCGGGAGCACCGTTTCTTTCTATATATTCACAGCCTTACTGCTGCACTTTTCAAACTTCCATTTCTAAAAACTGATCAATGACTACTGATCACTTTCATTATCCGAAATCATCGAACATGATCATCTCAGGCGGCACGCCCAGATCGTCCAGCATACGCTGTACGGCGGCAGCCATCGGGCCGGGACCGCACATGTAGTACTCGATATCTTCTGGTGCGTCGTGATCCTTCAGGTAGGTATCGTGAATCACCTGGTGCACGAAGCCCGGGGTGTACTTCACACCGGCGGCATCGGCTGCCGGGTCGGGACGGTCTAGTGCCAGGTGGAACGAGAAGTTGGGGAACTCGCGTTCCAGTTCGTAGAAATCTTCAAGGTAGAAGGCTTCCACCAGTGCACGGGCACCGTAGAAGTAGGACATCTTCCGGTCTGTAATTTTGAGCGTCTTGGTCAGGTGCATGATCTGTGCACGGAGCGGCGCCATACCGGCACCACCACCCACCCAGAGCATCTCTCTCTTGCTGTCGAGGATGGGGTGAAATTCACCATAGGGACCCGATATCATCACCTTGTCGCCCGGCTTCAGGCTGAAGATGTAGGAGGATACGATCCCCGGGTTCACATTCATCCAGCTGCCCTTGGCACGGTCGAATGGTGGAGTGGCCACACGCACGTTAAGCATGATGACGTTCCCCTCGGCGGGATAATTGGCCATGGAGTAGGCACGTACCGTGTCTTCCTCGTTCTTCGCCGTCAGATCCCACATCTTGAACTTATCCCAGTCGCCCTTGTACTCTTCATCGATATCGAAATCGGAATATCTGATCTGGTCATATTTGGGTACCCTGATCTGGCTGTAGGAGCCGGGCTTGAAATTGAGCTTCTCTCCTTCGGGCAGCTTCACCACAAACTCTTTGATGAACGAGGCCACGTTCTTGTTGGAGATCACCTCACACTCCCACTCCTTAATGCCGAAGACCTCTTCAGGGATAACGATGGACAGATCTTCCTTCACCTTCACCTGACAGCTCAGGCGCCAGTTGTTCAGCTGCTCCTTGCGACTGAAATGTCCCTTCTCGGTAGGAAGGATCTCACCACCACCTTCTATTATGCGACAGCGGCACTCGCCACAGGTGCCACCACCACCGCAGGCAGAAGAGAG
This genomic window from Dysgonomonadaceae bacterium zrk40 contains:
- a CDS encoding 2-isopropylmalate synthase; this encodes MMERIFIFDTTLRDGEQVPGCQLNTIEKIQIAQALELLGVDVIEAGFPVSSPGDFNSVVEISKAVTWPTICALTRAVEKDIEVAAESLKYAKRKRIHTGIGTSDSHIKYKFNSNREEIIERAVKAVKYARRFVDDVEFYAEDAGRTDNEYLARVVQEVVNAGATVVNIPDTTGYCFPDEYGAKISYLVNNVDMKNAILSTHCHQDLGMATANTLSGVINGARQVEVTINGIGERAGNTSLEEVVMALKSHKDRGFDTNINTQHIYSTSRMVSSLMNMPVQPNKAIVGRNAFAHSSGIHQDGVLKNVETYEIINPKDVGIDDNAIVLTARSGRAALKNRLNLLGVKLESEELDKVYQQFLELADKKKNVNDDDVLMLVGRESRLHRIKVEYLQVICGIGVRDVASLCLNISGERFEATASGNGPVDAAIRAVKNIIKRKIKIQEFLIQAIDHGSDDIGKVHMQVEHNGNLYYGFAANTDIVAASVEAFIDAVNKFG
- a CDS encoding aminodeoxychorismate synthase component I; translated protein: MFYKRDVIRQKMNEAGRAGSPFLFGVTFEGEEGFFLPHPLSQQEVLFDIDGQGNAPTFPDRMPSFRFEAEPEPFTTYQKRFETVMHGLRRGDSYLTNLTISTPLRTSLTLEEVFLHSKARYRLLIPGSFVCFSPECFVTLKEGRIATFPMKGTIDASRPGAGEIILSDPKERAEHNTTVDLLRNDLSCVATEVNVKRFRYLDRVQTSKGEILQVSSEIEGTLPDRYREQLGSLLFKLLPAGSVSGAPKEATLRLIGAAEGEPRGYYCGVAGYYDGESLNTFVMIRFIEERGVQHFFRSGGGITAQSDSRSEYDEAIQKVYLPFQSS
- a CDS encoding 2-isopropylmalate synthase, translating into MKAVAEKRRIEIIDTTLRDGEQTSGVSFATQEKVSVVSLLLEELKVDRVEIASARVSEGEFRSVQKMAKWAAAHGYLDRLEVLGFVDGGTSLEWISNAGCRVVNLLCKGSLKHCTWQLRKTVEEHLADVKKTIAMAKEKGMTVNLYLEDWSNGMRDSKEYVFQMMDGLKDEPVTRFMLPDTLGVLNPDEAYQFCSEMIARYPSLHFDFHAHNDYDLAVANVYNALKAGVKGVHVTVNGLGERAGNAPLTSVVALIHDHLELETGIDESHLYNVSKVVETYSGVRIPKNRPIIGDNVFTQVAGVHADGDKKKNLYYNDLMPERFGRFREYALGKNAGKSNIIKNLETLGIELDDESTRKVTARIIELGDKKEIVNLDELPYIVSDVLKNGLENKDIQMLNYSLTLTDGLRPTATVKLSIKGEIYQETAAGDGQYHAFSKAMYKIYRKLNKETPELIDYEVVIPPGGQTNAYVQTIITWKFDGKVFKTRALDIDQTVAAIKATLKMLNMIENGNIPNMNYLQLP
- the leuC gene encoding 3-isopropylmalate dehydratase large subunit, yielding MKTLFDKIWDAHVVTTVQDGPTQLYIDRHLCHEVTSPQAFAGLRNRGLSVYRPEQTTLTADHNIPTMGQDQPIRDQISRFQVDTLAKNARDYKLTYYGLNNPKNGIVHVIGPENGYTQPGMTIVCGDSHTSTHGAFGAIAFGIGTSEVEMVLASQCILQTRPKTMRINFEGKLNEHVSAKDMALYMISQLTTGGATGYFVEYAGEAVRNLTMEERMTLCNLSIEMGARGGLVAPDETTFNYIRGREFAPKGERWEEAMAYWQTLHTDEGAQFDKEVTFDVSQIKPMITYGTNPGMGMPIDGTIPTLDEIDEAGQISFEKSLRYMGFEPGEKLEGKQIDYVFLGSCTNGRIEDFRVFADYVKGRKKADNVTAWLVPGSWQVRKQIEAEGLDKILEEAGFALRQPGCSACLAMNDDKVPAGKYAVSTSNRNFEGRQGPGARTILAGPLVAAAAAVNGKITQP
- a CDS encoding NADH:ubiquinone reductase (Na(+)-transporting) subunit F produces the protein MNVLLSAGGLTIWASVIVFLLVILVLVVIILVAKAKLMPSGNVKITVNEDKELEVPMGSTLLNTLQSQDIYLSSACGGGGTCGECRCRIIEGGGEILPTEKGHFSRKEQLNNWRLSCQVKVKEDLSIVIPEEVFGIKEWECEVISNKNVASFIKEFVVKLPEGEKLNFKPGSYSQIRVPKYDQIRYSDFDIDEEYKGDWDKFKMWDLTAKNEEDTVRAYSMANYPAEGNVIMLNVRVATPPFDRAKGSWMNVNPGIVSSYIFSLKPGDKVMISGPYGEFHPILDSKREMLWVGGGAGMAPLRAQIMHLTKTLKITDRKMSYFYGARALVEAFYLEDFYELEREFPNFSFHLALDRPDPAADAAGVKYTPGFVHQVIHDTYLKDHDAPEDIEYYMCGPGPMAAAVQRMLDDLGVPPEMIMFDDFG
- the leuB gene encoding 3-isopropylmalate dehydrogenase; its protein translation is MELKIAVLAGDGIGPEIMEQALEVTKAVCARKGHTLSLKEGIVGAFAIDATGDPYPEATHNLCMESDAVLFGAIGDPKYDNNPNAKVRPEQGLLRMRKQLGLYGNIRPVMTFPSLIHKSPLRADLVEGADFVCIRELTGGMYFGQPQGRSEDGNTAYDTCIYTREEVERILHLAYKFAGQRRKKLTVVDKANVIATSRLWRQIAQEIAPQYPDIETDFLFVDNAAMRIIQWPKSFDVLVTENLFGDILTDEASVITGSLGLLPSASMGIHTSLFEPIHGSYPQAAGKNIANPLAMILSVALMFEYGFALMEEGAMIREAVNASMEAGIVTEDIADGGKAYSTSEVGSWIKEYLVQGS
- the leuD gene encoding 3-isopropylmalate dehydratase small subunit; this encodes MEKFQTITSTYVPLPIENVDTDQIIPARFLKATTRDGFGDNLFADWRYDKEGNPKADFVLNDPTYSGEVLVAGKNFGSGSSREHAAWAIGGYGFRVVVSSFFADIFRNNALNNGILPVVVSESFLRGLFNASKADPKSSVTVNLEEQTITNNATGEREQFEINTYKKECLLKGLDDIDFLLSNKDKIEAYEQQRPYAY
- a CDS encoding aminotransferase class IV, whose product is MFLESICINDGQPENLEAHIERMRLTALHHGFRLPELPGISSILPSHLTHGKVKWRILYREEIETMEFLPYQPKKVQSLRLVEGDPDYAFKYADRSALEEMLKQKGDCDDILIVRDGLITDTSYSNVVLQQGEHFYTPNSYLLNGTRRQQLLRSGRIKEREIRATDLQRYDRLLQINALLEIGETPSIAIHHIHW